One part of the Drosophila teissieri strain GT53w chromosome 3R, Prin_Dtei_1.1, whole genome shotgun sequence genome encodes these proteins:
- the LOC122621967 gene encoding plectin, whose amino-acid sequence MHNLQTESDRVANGVWDNPGVSIFATAAQEPTANLLTHMKPMPNGEYDCVSDKDVCRICTQSSGAEATLYRQVKHQVEEVAAVLNSNLRPGQRQEQTDVDVTVALAKELARQQVEASRCLQLHRNVANLRDLEMEVARAHTALAVKNKITLNIKQTVEDKQRERAEALAEQRAVEKELREEKQRRAQKAAIFRRDLMAQITEGRTKRIQDHQKSVAEGRLELKECRDIVEQESLKDAITKAEQRRVLLESLDQSAAMLKQTREAYALAQKNKPERGLLDALGPVTAAYVSKERKRRLQEIEARDINAARLGFQLSQIKHDLESRDQLITSLLIREHKAKENALALEQARTKMAKKQEIREQLLSQREEQKFFRDKGVQDALVMPKDPMCFGERQYRMQVAQRENTRRLDVQCYQDMAHMVVEAKNHRKAAAQEVADIIQEVYNVQNRQDELVAIERMKVLSKQPPEVLSALKKSILTEEEISSLNLKK is encoded by the coding sequence ATGCATAATCTGCAAACGGAGTCGGATCGCGTTGCCAATGGAGTCTGGGATAACCCGGGAGTTTCGATCTtcgccaccgccgcccagGAGCCCACGGCCAACCTGCTAACCCACATGAAACCAATGCCGAATGGCGAGTACGACTGTGTTTCTGACAAGGATGTGTGCCGTATTTGTACACAGTCGTCTGGGGCGGAAGCCACGTTGTACCGACAGGTCAAACACCAGGTGGAGGAAGTAGCCGCCGTGCTCAACAGTAATCTGCGTCCTGGCCAGCGGCAGGAGCAAACCGATGTGGATGTAACCGTGGCCCTGGCCAAGGAGTTGGCCCGCCAGCAGGTGGAGGCCAGCAGGTGTCTGCAACTCCATCGCAATGTGGCGAATCTGAGGGATCTGGAGATGGAGGTGGCCCGGGCTCACACTGCCTTGGCTGTTAAGAACAAGATCACCCTTAACATCAAGCAGACGGTGGAGGATAAGCAGCGGGAGCGGGCCGAGGCTTTGGCGGAGCAGCGAGCCGTGGAAAAGGAGTTGCGGGAGGAGAAGCAAAGAAGGGCTCAGAAGGCAGCCATCTTCCGTAGGGATCTCATGGCCCAGATCACCGAGGGTCGCACCAAGCGGATCCAAGATCACCAGAAGTCCGTGGCGGAGGGTCGTCTAGAGCTCAAGGAATGCAGGGACATAGTGGAGCAGGAAAGCCTCAAGGATGCAATTACGAAGGCGGAGCAGCGCAGGGTGCTTCTCGAATCCCTCGACCAATCGGCAGCCATGTTGAAGCAAACCCGCGAGGCCTACGCTCTGGCCCAAAAGAATAAGCCGGAGAGAGGACTCCTTGATGCCCTGGGACCCGTTACGGCGGCCTACGTGTCCAAGGAGCGGAAACGCCGCCTACAAGAGATCGAGGCCAGGGACATAAATGCCGCTCGGCTGGGCTTCCAGCTCAGTCAGATCAAGCACGATCTGGAGTCCCGAGATCAGCTGATCACCAGTCTGCTGATCCGCGAGCACAAGGCCAAGGAGAACGCGCTGGCCTTGGAGCAGGCCAGGACCAAGATGGCCAAGAAGCAGGAGATCCGCGAACAGCTGCTCAGCCAGCGGGAGGAGCAGAAGTTCTTCCGAGACAAGGGAGTGCAGGATGCCCTGGTCATGCCCAAGGATCCCATGTGCTTCGGCGAACGGCAGTATCGAATGCAGGTGGCCCAGCGGGAGAACACGCGGCGATTGGATGTCCAGTGCTACCAGGACATGGCCCACATGGTCGTAGAGGCCAAAAACCACAGGAAAGCTGCCGCCCAGGAGGTGGCCGACATTATCCAGGAGGTGTACAACGTACAGAATCGCCAGGATGAGCTGGTGGCCATTGAGCGGATGAAGGTGCTCTCCAAGCAGCCGCCTGAAGTTCTTTCGGCGCTCAAGAAATCCATCCTCACCGAAGAGGAGATCAGCTCTTTGAACCTCAAGAAGTAA